In the genome of Gallus gallus isolate bGalGal1 chromosome 21, bGalGal1.mat.broiler.GRCg7b, whole genome shotgun sequence, one region contains:
- the LRRC47 gene encoding leucine-rich repeat-containing protein 47 gives MAAVWPEVAAAARERRRELTLQGAAVAERVAAGGGRLPAELLALPLLQSLQLSGCAALRELGPGLAAALPALHTLVLSGNALGPAGLGAGLGGPLPALRLLDLSGNGLEALPAALGGAGPPEEEGGEPAAFPQLRSLNLSGNRLRELGPGLARAAPQLQELLLSGNRLRALPGALLPPADAAPFPLLSRLEAADNEVEELSPDIAALPALKSLDVANNRLSALPAALADCPRLKDANLRGNPLRDRRLEKMVNGCQTRAVLEYLRSKGRADGGREETRRRKREKPQKKDGGDGERDEAEAVGKLLLKVLHVGDGPAPMVVRASPGVRDVRPYIVCCVLRGVQLRPGNALRRFLSAQTKLHEDICEKRTAATIATHDLQLVKGPLTYGVQPPAELKITPLGRKEIRAKDLLRQLQMEAEEQRKQKKRQNVSGLHRYLQLLDGKDNYPCLVDAEGVVISFPPITNSEKTKIRKTTRDLFLEVTSDTSLQICKDVMDALILKIAELNRFTLENKEEGSGSDDESDALCGPVNVNPNQNTQQPLVVEQVRVVDMDGNLKVLYPSKTDLATVSSLLTVIR, from the exons ATGGCGGCGGTGTGGCCGgaggtggcggcggcggcgcgggagCGGCGGAGGGAGCTGACGCTGCAGGGAGCGGCGGTGGCCGAGCGggtggcggcgggcggcgggcggctgcCGGCCGAGCTGCTGGCGCTGCCGCTGCTGCAGTCGCTGCAGCTGAGCGGCTGCGCGGCGCTGAGGGAGCTCGGCCCGGGGCTggcggccgcgctgcccgcgCTGCACACGCTGGTGCTGAGCGGTAACGCGCTGGGCCCCGCCGGGCTGGGCGCGGGGCTGGGCGGGCCGCTGCCGGCCCTCCGCCTGCTCGACCTGTCCGGGAACGGGCTGGAGGCGCTGCCCGCCGCGCtgggcggcgcggggccgccggaGGAGGAGGGCGGGGAGCCCGCGGCCTTCCCGCAGCTGCGCAGCCTCAACCTGAGCGGGAACCGCCTGCGGGAGCTCGGCCCGGGGCTGGCGAGGGCCGCGccgcagctgcaggagctgctgctgtccgGGAATCGGCTCCGCGCGCTGCCCGGGGCGCTGCTGCCGCCCGCCGACGCCGCGCCGTTCCCGCTGCTCAGCCGGCTGGAGGCGGCCGACAACGAAGTGGAGGAGCTGAGCCCGGACATCGCCGCGCTGCCCGCCCTGAAG AGTCTGGACGTGGCCAACAACCGGCTGAGCGCGCTGCCCGCCGCCTTGGCCGACTGCCCCCGCCTGAAGGACGCCAACCTGCGCGGCAATCCGCTGCGCGACCGCCGCCTCGAGAAGATGGTGAACGGCTGCCAGACGCGGGCCGTGCTGGAATACCTGCGCTCCAAGGGCCGCGCCGACGGCGGCCGCGAAGAGACCCGCAGGAGGAAACGGGAGAAGCCGCAGAAGAAGGACGGCGGGGACGGGGAGCGCGACGAGGCGGAGGCCGTCgggaagctgctgctgaaggtcCTCCACGTGGGCGACGGCCCCGCGCCGATGGTGGTCCGGGCGAGCCCGGGCGTCAGGGACGTGCGGCCCTACATCGTGTGCTGCGTGCTCAGAGGAGTGCAGCTGCGGCCGGGGAACGCCCTGCGGAGGTTCCTGAGCGCTCAG ACCAAACTGCATGAAGATATATGTGAGAAACGGACAGCGGCCACGATTGCCACCCACGACCTGCAGCTGGTCAAAGGGCCCCTGACGTACGGCGTGCAGCCTCCCGCTGAGCTGAAG ATAACGCCCCTGGGCCGAAAGGAGATCAGAGCAAAGGATCTCCTCCGTCAGCTGCAGATGGAAGCGGAGgagcagaggaaacagaagaagCGTCAGAACGTTTCTGGACTGCACAG GTATCTGCAGTTATTGGATGGCAAAGATAACTACCCGTGTCTCGTGGATGCTGAAGGTGTTGTGATTTCTTTCCCACCAATAACCAATAGCGAGAAAACAAAG ATCAGGAAAACCACCCGGGATCTGTTTCTGGAAGTGACGAGCGATACGAGTTTACAGATCTGCAAAGATGTCATGGATGCTCTCATTCTG aaaatagcAGAACTGAACAGATTCACCCTGGAAAACAAGGAGGAAGGCTCGGGCTCAGATGATGAATCGGACGCTCTTTGTGGACCAGTGAATGTGAACCCCAACCAGAACACGCAGCAGCCGCTGGTGGTGGAGCAGGTTCGAGTGGTGGACATGGATGGAAACCTGAAAGTGCTTTATCCTTCAAAAACTGACCTGGCCACAGTGTCCTCCCTGCTGACAGTAATACGCTAA
- the CCDC27 gene encoding coiled-coil domain-containing protein 27 isoform X4 yields MAAPPPTQNAPPGSDLPIPEVIAAASGSDPPLPSNPAPPPGAAPMGSREQSRADRQSRAPCEAQGLRSSSCLSPGSEPAGPLDLAPELRHDELRIPAPLRARCPGDLQSGHGPAGEQDGKEEPPGQQQPAGHPNESHSDNVPWYVRTIKEKEECLLTLVEEIDRLAKYKAECVQKDAVIANLLREVERLKKQLEWLKDSADTGADTKSKQGNSSEEANEASTLGAILEQAEAEKMALMAQLTAFQKAHEELFAELQKAEDDYNMATGTMFSLQRQLEIQESQLRRTKSENERLQKEITGRENQLQAMSAKFGSLREERKHEEMMAAMEKENSSLRQVVREQKSKLDEQMELISDLQGTAWQLQAEALTNQFHMQKQQCAQEEMKSQAEVLQHTELQTRVALERITSKFERFRSKIIQATFSTAGIKAPQAELTDEEVLEAMQKIINERIEFYQMLKQKGIKVPSLTNIDTFTSSASSAKGRR; encoded by the exons ATGGCGGCGCCCCCCCCCACGCAGAACGCGCCTCCCGGAAGTGACCTCCCGATCCCGGAAGTGATCGCTGCAGCTTCCGGAAGCGACCCGCCGTTGCCTAGCAACCCAGCGCCGCCGCCGGGCGCGGCCCCGATGGGCTCCCGCGAGCAGTCCCGTGCCGACCGCCAGTCCCGTGCGCCGTGCGAGGCTCAGGGGCTGCGGTCGTCCTCCTGTTTGTCGCCGGGCTCGGAGCCGGCCGGCCCGCTGGACTTAGCGCCCGAACTGCGGCACGATGAGCTGCGCATCCCCGCCCCGCTGCGCGCCCGCTGTCCCG GAGACCTCCAGTCCGGCCACGGGCCTGCCGGGGAGCAGGACGGGAAGGAAGAGCCTCCGGGGCAGCAGCAACCCGCGGGGCACCCGAACGAAAGCCATTCAGATAACGTGCCGTGGTACGTCCGTACCATCAAAGAAAAG GAAGAGTGTCTCTTAACGCTGGTAGAAGAGATCGATCGCCTGGCGAAGTACAAAGCAGAGTGTGTACAGAAGGATGCTGTGATTGCTAATCTCCTGAGGGAAGTGGAAAGGCTGAAGAAACAGCTGGAGTGGCTCAAGGACAGCGCTGACACAGGGGCG gacacaaaatcaaaacaagggAACTCAAGCGAAGAAGCCAATGAAGCGAGCACCCTGGGAGCCATTCTAGAGcaggcagaagcagagaagatgGCCCTGATGGCTCAGCTCACTGCATTCCAGAAAGCCCACGAAGAACTCTTTGCAGAactgcaaaaagcagaagatgacTACAACATGGCCACAG GTACCATGTTTTCCTTGCAAAGACAGCTGGAGATCCAAGAATCCCAGCTTCGGAGAACcaaatctgaaaatgaaaggctCCAAAAGGAGATCACAGGGCGAGAAAATCAGCTACAAGCCATGTCTGCCAAG TTTGGCAGTCTGAGAGAAGAACGGAAACATGAAGAAATGATGGCAGCAATGGAGAAGGAGAACTCCAGTCTTCGACAG GTTGTTAGAGAGCAAAAATCCAAACTGGATGAGCAGATGGAGCTGATCAGTGATTTACAGGGTACAGCATGGCAGCTACAGGCAGAGGCTCTGACCAATCAGTTCCACATGCAGAAGCAGCAATGTGCTCAAGAGGAGATGAAGAGCCAAGctgaagtgctgcagcacacagagctaCAAACCAGAGTGGCACTTGAGCGTATCACCAGCAAG TTTGAAAGATTTCGAAGCAAAATAATTCAGGCTACATTCAGTACAGCAGGCATCAAAGCTCCCCAGGCAGAACTCACTGATGAGGAGGTGCTGGAAGCAATGCAG aaaataattaacGAGCGGATAGAGTTCTATCAGATGCTGAAACAAAAAGGTATCAAGGTTCCATCTCTCACCAACATTGACACTTTTACTTCATCAGCAAGCAGTGCAAAGGGAAGGAGGTGA
- the CCDC27 gene encoding coiled-coil domain-containing protein 27 isoform X3, which yields MAAPPPTQNAPPGSDLPIPEVIAAASGSDPPLPSNPAPPPGAAPMGSREQSRADRQSRAPCEAQGLRSSSCLSPGSEPAGPLDLAPELRHDELRIPAPLRARCPAGDLQSGHGPAGEQDGKEEPPGQQQPAGHPNESHSDNVPWYVRTIKEKEECLLTLVEEIDRLAKYKAECVQKDAVIANLLREVERLKKQLEWLKDSADTGADTKSKQGNSSEEANEASTLGAILEQAEAEKMALMAQLTAFQKAHEELFAELQKAEDDYNMATGTMFSLQRQLEIQESQLRRTKSENERLQKEITGRENQLQAMSAKFGSLREERKHEEMMAAMEKENSSLRQVVREQKSKLDEQMELISDLQGTAWQLQAEALTNQFHMQKQQCAQEEMKSQAEVLQHTELQTRVALERITSKFERFRSKIIQATFSTAGIKAPQAELTDEEVLEAMQKIINERIEFYQMLKQKGIKVPSLTNIDTFTSSASSAKGRR from the exons ATGGCGGCGCCCCCCCCCACGCAGAACGCGCCTCCCGGAAGTGACCTCCCGATCCCGGAAGTGATCGCTGCAGCTTCCGGAAGCGACCCGCCGTTGCCTAGCAACCCAGCGCCGCCGCCGGGCGCGGCCCCGATGGGCTCCCGCGAGCAGTCCCGTGCCGACCGCCAGTCCCGTGCGCCGTGCGAGGCTCAGGGGCTGCGGTCGTCCTCCTGTTTGTCGCCGGGCTCGGAGCCGGCCGGCCCGCTGGACTTAGCGCCCGAACTGCGGCACGATGAGCTGCGCATCCCCGCCCCGCTGCGCGCCCGCTGTCCCG CAGGAGACCTCCAGTCCGGCCACGGGCCTGCCGGGGAGCAGGACGGGAAGGAAGAGCCTCCGGGGCAGCAGCAACCCGCGGGGCACCCGAACGAAAGCCATTCAGATAACGTGCCGTGGTACGTCCGTACCATCAAAGAAAAG GAAGAGTGTCTCTTAACGCTGGTAGAAGAGATCGATCGCCTGGCGAAGTACAAAGCAGAGTGTGTACAGAAGGATGCTGTGATTGCTAATCTCCTGAGGGAAGTGGAAAGGCTGAAGAAACAGCTGGAGTGGCTCAAGGACAGCGCTGACACAGGGGCG gacacaaaatcaaaacaagggAACTCAAGCGAAGAAGCCAATGAAGCGAGCACCCTGGGAGCCATTCTAGAGcaggcagaagcagagaagatgGCCCTGATGGCTCAGCTCACTGCATTCCAGAAAGCCCACGAAGAACTCTTTGCAGAactgcaaaaagcagaagatgacTACAACATGGCCACAG GTACCATGTTTTCCTTGCAAAGACAGCTGGAGATCCAAGAATCCCAGCTTCGGAGAACcaaatctgaaaatgaaaggctCCAAAAGGAGATCACAGGGCGAGAAAATCAGCTACAAGCCATGTCTGCCAAG TTTGGCAGTCTGAGAGAAGAACGGAAACATGAAGAAATGATGGCAGCAATGGAGAAGGAGAACTCCAGTCTTCGACAG GTTGTTAGAGAGCAAAAATCCAAACTGGATGAGCAGATGGAGCTGATCAGTGATTTACAGGGTACAGCATGGCAGCTACAGGCAGAGGCTCTGACCAATCAGTTCCACATGCAGAAGCAGCAATGTGCTCAAGAGGAGATGAAGAGCCAAGctgaagtgctgcagcacacagagctaCAAACCAGAGTGGCACTTGAGCGTATCACCAGCAAG TTTGAAAGATTTCGAAGCAAAATAATTCAGGCTACATTCAGTACAGCAGGCATCAAAGCTCCCCAGGCAGAACTCACTGATGAGGAGGTGCTGGAAGCAATGCAG aaaataattaacGAGCGGATAGAGTTCTATCAGATGCTGAAACAAAAAGGTATCAAGGTTCCATCTCTCACCAACATTGACACTTTTACTTCATCAGCAAGCAGTGCAAAGGGAAGGAGGTGA
- the CCDC27 gene encoding coiled-coil domain-containing protein 27 isoform X2 gives MAAPPPTQNAPPGSDLPIPEVIAAASGSDPPLPSNPAPPPGAAPMGSREQSRADRQSRAPCEAQGLRSSSCLSPGSEPAGPLDLAPELRHDELRIPAPLRARCPGTCDRATSPCPPGDLQSGHGPAGEQDGKEEPPGQQQPAGHPNESHSDNVPWYVRTIKEKEECLLTLVEEIDRLAKYKAECVQKDAVIANLLREVERLKKQLEWLKDSADTGADTKSKQGNSSEEANEASTLGAILEQAEAEKMALMAQLTAFQKAHEELFAELQKAEDDYNMATGTMFSLQRQLEIQESQLRRTKSENERLQKEITGRENQLQAMSAKFGSLREERKHEEMMAAMEKENSSLRQVVREQKSKLDEQMELISDLQGTAWQLQAEALTNQFHMQKQQCAQEEMKSQAEVLQHTELQTRVALERITSKFERFRSKIIQATFSTAGIKAPQAELTDEEVLEAMQKIINERIEFYQMLKQKGIKVPSLTNIDTFTSSASSAKGRR, from the exons ATGGCGGCGCCCCCCCCCACGCAGAACGCGCCTCCCGGAAGTGACCTCCCGATCCCGGAAGTGATCGCTGCAGCTTCCGGAAGCGACCCGCCGTTGCCTAGCAACCCAGCGCCGCCGCCGGGCGCGGCCCCGATGGGCTCCCGCGAGCAGTCCCGTGCCGACCGCCAGTCCCGTGCGCCGTGCGAGGCTCAGGGGCTGCGGTCGTCCTCCTGTTTGTCGCCGGGCTCGGAGCCGGCCGGCCCGCTGGACTTAGCGCCCGAACTGCGGCACGATGAGCTGCGCATCCCCGCCCCGCTGCGCGCCCGCTGTCCCGGTACCTGCGACAGGGCGACGTCGCCGTGCCCGCCCG GAGACCTCCAGTCCGGCCACGGGCCTGCCGGGGAGCAGGACGGGAAGGAAGAGCCTCCGGGGCAGCAGCAACCCGCGGGGCACCCGAACGAAAGCCATTCAGATAACGTGCCGTGGTACGTCCGTACCATCAAAGAAAAG GAAGAGTGTCTCTTAACGCTGGTAGAAGAGATCGATCGCCTGGCGAAGTACAAAGCAGAGTGTGTACAGAAGGATGCTGTGATTGCTAATCTCCTGAGGGAAGTGGAAAGGCTGAAGAAACAGCTGGAGTGGCTCAAGGACAGCGCTGACACAGGGGCG gacacaaaatcaaaacaagggAACTCAAGCGAAGAAGCCAATGAAGCGAGCACCCTGGGAGCCATTCTAGAGcaggcagaagcagagaagatgGCCCTGATGGCTCAGCTCACTGCATTCCAGAAAGCCCACGAAGAACTCTTTGCAGAactgcaaaaagcagaagatgacTACAACATGGCCACAG GTACCATGTTTTCCTTGCAAAGACAGCTGGAGATCCAAGAATCCCAGCTTCGGAGAACcaaatctgaaaatgaaaggctCCAAAAGGAGATCACAGGGCGAGAAAATCAGCTACAAGCCATGTCTGCCAAG TTTGGCAGTCTGAGAGAAGAACGGAAACATGAAGAAATGATGGCAGCAATGGAGAAGGAGAACTCCAGTCTTCGACAG GTTGTTAGAGAGCAAAAATCCAAACTGGATGAGCAGATGGAGCTGATCAGTGATTTACAGGGTACAGCATGGCAGCTACAGGCAGAGGCTCTGACCAATCAGTTCCACATGCAGAAGCAGCAATGTGCTCAAGAGGAGATGAAGAGCCAAGctgaagtgctgcagcacacagagctaCAAACCAGAGTGGCACTTGAGCGTATCACCAGCAAG TTTGAAAGATTTCGAAGCAAAATAATTCAGGCTACATTCAGTACAGCAGGCATCAAAGCTCCCCAGGCAGAACTCACTGATGAGGAGGTGCTGGAAGCAATGCAG aaaataattaacGAGCGGATAGAGTTCTATCAGATGCTGAAACAAAAAGGTATCAAGGTTCCATCTCTCACCAACATTGACACTTTTACTTCATCAGCAAGCAGTGCAAAGGGAAGGAGGTGA
- the CCDC27 gene encoding coiled-coil domain-containing protein 27 isoform X1 — protein MAAPPPTQNAPPGSDLPIPEVIAAASGSDPPLPSNPAPPPGAAPMGSREQSRADRQSRAPCEAQGLRSSSCLSPGSEPAGPLDLAPELRHDELRIPAPLRARCPGTCDRATSPCPPAGDLQSGHGPAGEQDGKEEPPGQQQPAGHPNESHSDNVPWYVRTIKEKEECLLTLVEEIDRLAKYKAECVQKDAVIANLLREVERLKKQLEWLKDSADTGADTKSKQGNSSEEANEASTLGAILEQAEAEKMALMAQLTAFQKAHEELFAELQKAEDDYNMATGTMFSLQRQLEIQESQLRRTKSENERLQKEITGRENQLQAMSAKFGSLREERKHEEMMAAMEKENSSLRQVVREQKSKLDEQMELISDLQGTAWQLQAEALTNQFHMQKQQCAQEEMKSQAEVLQHTELQTRVALERITSKFERFRSKIIQATFSTAGIKAPQAELTDEEVLEAMQKIINERIEFYQMLKQKGIKVPSLTNIDTFTSSASSAKGRR, from the exons ATGGCGGCGCCCCCCCCCACGCAGAACGCGCCTCCCGGAAGTGACCTCCCGATCCCGGAAGTGATCGCTGCAGCTTCCGGAAGCGACCCGCCGTTGCCTAGCAACCCAGCGCCGCCGCCGGGCGCGGCCCCGATGGGCTCCCGCGAGCAGTCCCGTGCCGACCGCCAGTCCCGTGCGCCGTGCGAGGCTCAGGGGCTGCGGTCGTCCTCCTGTTTGTCGCCGGGCTCGGAGCCGGCCGGCCCGCTGGACTTAGCGCCCGAACTGCGGCACGATGAGCTGCGCATCCCCGCCCCGCTGCGCGCCCGCTGTCCCGGTACCTGCGACAGGGCGACGTCGCCGTGCCCGCCCG CAGGAGACCTCCAGTCCGGCCACGGGCCTGCCGGGGAGCAGGACGGGAAGGAAGAGCCTCCGGGGCAGCAGCAACCCGCGGGGCACCCGAACGAAAGCCATTCAGATAACGTGCCGTGGTACGTCCGTACCATCAAAGAAAAG GAAGAGTGTCTCTTAACGCTGGTAGAAGAGATCGATCGCCTGGCGAAGTACAAAGCAGAGTGTGTACAGAAGGATGCTGTGATTGCTAATCTCCTGAGGGAAGTGGAAAGGCTGAAGAAACAGCTGGAGTGGCTCAAGGACAGCGCTGACACAGGGGCG gacacaaaatcaaaacaagggAACTCAAGCGAAGAAGCCAATGAAGCGAGCACCCTGGGAGCCATTCTAGAGcaggcagaagcagagaagatgGCCCTGATGGCTCAGCTCACTGCATTCCAGAAAGCCCACGAAGAACTCTTTGCAGAactgcaaaaagcagaagatgacTACAACATGGCCACAG GTACCATGTTTTCCTTGCAAAGACAGCTGGAGATCCAAGAATCCCAGCTTCGGAGAACcaaatctgaaaatgaaaggctCCAAAAGGAGATCACAGGGCGAGAAAATCAGCTACAAGCCATGTCTGCCAAG TTTGGCAGTCTGAGAGAAGAACGGAAACATGAAGAAATGATGGCAGCAATGGAGAAGGAGAACTCCAGTCTTCGACAG GTTGTTAGAGAGCAAAAATCCAAACTGGATGAGCAGATGGAGCTGATCAGTGATTTACAGGGTACAGCATGGCAGCTACAGGCAGAGGCTCTGACCAATCAGTTCCACATGCAGAAGCAGCAATGTGCTCAAGAGGAGATGAAGAGCCAAGctgaagtgctgcagcacacagagctaCAAACCAGAGTGGCACTTGAGCGTATCACCAGCAAG TTTGAAAGATTTCGAAGCAAAATAATTCAGGCTACATTCAGTACAGCAGGCATCAAAGCTCCCCAGGCAGAACTCACTGATGAGGAGGTGCTGGAAGCAATGCAG aaaataattaacGAGCGGATAGAGTTCTATCAGATGCTGAAACAAAAAGGTATCAAGGTTCCATCTCTCACCAACATTGACACTTTTACTTCATCAGCAAGCAGTGCAAAGGGAAGGAGGTGA